The Camelina sativa cultivar DH55 unplaced genomic scaffold, Cs unpScaffold08267, whole genome shotgun sequence DNA segment CGCAACCTCCGCCACAGACACATTCGTCTACGGCGGCTGCTCCCAGCAAAAATTCTCTCCGTCCTCTGCTTATGAGTCAAACCTCAACTCTCTTCTCACTTCTCTAGTCAACTCAGCCACATACTCATCCTACAACAACTTCACCATCATGGGCTCTTCCTCCTCGGACACAGCCCGTGGCCTCTTCCAATGCCGCGGTGACCTCTCCATGCCCGACTGCGCTACGT contains these protein-coding regions:
- the LOC109131926 gene encoding cysteine-rich repeat secretory protein 60-like; the encoded protein is TSATDTFVYGGCSQQKFSPSSAYESNLNSLLTSLVNSATYSSYNNFTIMGSSSSDTARGLFQCRGDLSMPDCATCVARAVSQVGPLCPFTCGGALQLAGCYIKYDNISFLGQEDKTVVLKKCGPSEGYNSDGIGRRDAVLTEL